One Phaseolus vulgaris cultivar G19833 chromosome 4, P. vulgaris v2.0, whole genome shotgun sequence DNA window includes the following coding sequences:
- the LOC137837859 gene encoding organic cation/carnitine transporter 1 isoform X2 → MMEEEQKLVKGGTNLEGSEAKLELTVDEVVEEYVGSLGFSQLVHVLLVSLAWIFDAQSTLVTIFSDAQPSAWRCKSGFCNNSSSSSSTGSVCELVPGTWEWVGGHTSSIIAEWNLICDRRFLAAVPASVYFLGSLIGSGVYGHLSDTWLGRKRSVQLSCILTSITAFATSLSPNIWTYAFFRFTNGFARSGIGICCLVLTTESVGRKWRGQVGQYGFFFFTIGFLTLPLVAYPTRTHWRSLYKLLSLLPLAYSVLILPLVSESPRWLLIRGRTKEALQVLDRFARLNGKQKLPTNLTLTNPSGSSNVAPCTTSEGGERTPNNKENLWTTKWAAIRMVTVMLAGFGVGFVYYGVQLNVENLNFNLYVSVALNALMEIPAVVIGTFLLGFTNRRLLLSVSSYIAAVSSILCTFFSHRGKTSKVHSNHGGSWAQLIIEAIGFMGASTTFDILYIYCVELFPTNVRNFAVSMLRQAIMLGASVAPLLVVLGRLSPSLSFFVFGAFSISSGVLSLWLPETRNAPLYETLKQQEEEEKHNWVSHNDCALELGQ, encoded by the exons ATGATGGAAGAGGAGCAAAAGCTGGTTAAGGGGGGCACAAATTTGGAGGGGAGTGAGGCCAAACTTGAGCTCACTGTGGATGAGGTGGTGGAGGAATATGTGGGGTCCCTGGGGTTCTCTCAGCTGGTGCATGTGCTCTTGGTGTCATTGGCATGGATATTTGATGCTCAGAGTACTTTGGTGACAATCTTCAGTGATGCTCAACCTTCTGCTTGGAGGTGCAAAAGTGGATTTTGTAAcaacagcagcagcagcagcagcactGGTTCTGTATGTGAGTTGGTACCAGGGACTTGGGAATGGGTTGGTGGCCATACCAGTTCCATCATAGCAGAGTGGAATCTTATATGTGATAGAAGGTTTCTTGCTGCTGTGCCTGCTTCAGTCTACTTCCTTGGCTCTCTCATAG GGTCTGGTGTGTATGGCCACCTATCTGATACATGGTTAGGAAGAAAAAGATCAGTGCAACTTTCCTGCATCTTAACTTCCATCACAGCCTTTGCCACCTCTCTTTCTCCAAACATTTGGACCTATGCCTTCTTCAGGTTTACCAATGGCTTTGCAAGGTCAGGAATTGGCATATGCTGCCTTGTGCTCACCACAGAATCAGTAGGCCGCAAGTGGCGTGGCCAAGTGGGCCAATAcggttttttcttcttcacaataggcttcctcacactcccCCTTGTGGCCTATCCAACCAGAACACATTGGAGGAGCTTGTACAAACTCTTGTCCCTTCTTCCACTAGCATACTCTGTCTTAATCCTTCCTTTGGTCTCAGAATCCCCACGTTGGCTCCTCATAAGAGGGAGAACCAAAGAGGCCCTTCAGGTTTTGGACAGGTTTGCAAGACTCAATGGGAAGCAAAAACTCCCCACCAACCTCACTTTAACCAATCCTAGTGGATCTTCAAATGTTGCACCATGCACTACTAGTGAAGGTGGTGAAAGAACTCCAAACAATAAAGAAAACCTTTGGACCACAAAATGGGCAGCCATAAGAATGGTCACTGTTATGTTAGCTGGCTTTGGAGTTGGCTTTGTTTACTATGGAGTTCAACTCAATGTAGAAAACTTGAACTTCAACCTTTATGTCTCAGTAGCACTGAATGCACTAATGGAGATTCCTGCTGTGGTGATTGGTACCTTTCTCCTGGGGTTTACTAATAGACGTTTGTTGTTATCTGTGTCCTCTTACATAGCTGCAGTGTCCTCTATCCTATGCACATTTTTTTCACACAGAGGAAAAACATCAAAAGTACACAGCAATCATGGAGGTAGCTGGGCCCAGTTGATCATTGAAGCAATTGGATTCATGGGGGCTTCCACAACATTTGATATTTTGTACATATATTGTGTGGAACTTTTTCCTACCAATGTCAGGAACTTTGCTGTGTCAATGTTGCGCCAGGCCATAATGTTGGGGGCTTCTGTGGCCCCTTTGCTGGTTGTGCTGGGCCGTTTGAGCccatctctttctttctttgtctTTGGAGCCTTTTCAATTTCTAGTGGAGTTTTGAGCCTTTGGCTACCTGAGACAAGAAATGCTCCTCTCTATGAGACTTTGAAACAGCAAGAGGAGGAAGAGAAACACAATTGGGTGTCTCATAATGATTGTGCCCTTGAGCTAGGACAATAG
- the LOC137837859 gene encoding organic cation/carnitine transporter 1 isoform X1, translated as MLGTMMEEEQKLVKGGTNLEGSEAKLELTVDEVVEEYVGSLGFSQLVHVLLVSLAWIFDAQSTLVTIFSDAQPSAWRCKSGFCNNSSSSSSTGSVCELVPGTWEWVGGHTSSIIAEWNLICDRRFLAAVPASVYFLGSLIGSGVYGHLSDTWLGRKRSVQLSCILTSITAFATSLSPNIWTYAFFRFTNGFARSGIGICCLVLTTESVGRKWRGQVGQYGFFFFTIGFLTLPLVAYPTRTHWRSLYKLLSLLPLAYSVLILPLVSESPRWLLIRGRTKEALQVLDRFARLNGKQKLPTNLTLTNPSGSSNVAPCTTSEGGERTPNNKENLWTTKWAAIRMVTVMLAGFGVGFVYYGVQLNVENLNFNLYVSVALNALMEIPAVVIGTFLLGFTNRRLLLSVSSYIAAVSSILCTFFSHRGKTSKVHSNHGGSWAQLIIEAIGFMGASTTFDILYIYCVELFPTNVRNFAVSMLRQAIMLGASVAPLLVVLGRLSPSLSFFVFGAFSISSGVLSLWLPETRNAPLYETLKQQEEEEKHNWVSHNDCALELGQ; from the exons ATGCTAG GAACCATGATGGAAGAGGAGCAAAAGCTGGTTAAGGGGGGCACAAATTTGGAGGGGAGTGAGGCCAAACTTGAGCTCACTGTGGATGAGGTGGTGGAGGAATATGTGGGGTCCCTGGGGTTCTCTCAGCTGGTGCATGTGCTCTTGGTGTCATTGGCATGGATATTTGATGCTCAGAGTACTTTGGTGACAATCTTCAGTGATGCTCAACCTTCTGCTTGGAGGTGCAAAAGTGGATTTTGTAAcaacagcagcagcagcagcagcactGGTTCTGTATGTGAGTTGGTACCAGGGACTTGGGAATGGGTTGGTGGCCATACCAGTTCCATCATAGCAGAGTGGAATCTTATATGTGATAGAAGGTTTCTTGCTGCTGTGCCTGCTTCAGTCTACTTCCTTGGCTCTCTCATAG GGTCTGGTGTGTATGGCCACCTATCTGATACATGGTTAGGAAGAAAAAGATCAGTGCAACTTTCCTGCATCTTAACTTCCATCACAGCCTTTGCCACCTCTCTTTCTCCAAACATTTGGACCTATGCCTTCTTCAGGTTTACCAATGGCTTTGCAAGGTCAGGAATTGGCATATGCTGCCTTGTGCTCACCACAGAATCAGTAGGCCGCAAGTGGCGTGGCCAAGTGGGCCAATAcggttttttcttcttcacaataggcttcctcacactcccCCTTGTGGCCTATCCAACCAGAACACATTGGAGGAGCTTGTACAAACTCTTGTCCCTTCTTCCACTAGCATACTCTGTCTTAATCCTTCCTTTGGTCTCAGAATCCCCACGTTGGCTCCTCATAAGAGGGAGAACCAAAGAGGCCCTTCAGGTTTTGGACAGGTTTGCAAGACTCAATGGGAAGCAAAAACTCCCCACCAACCTCACTTTAACCAATCCTAGTGGATCTTCAAATGTTGCACCATGCACTACTAGTGAAGGTGGTGAAAGAACTCCAAACAATAAAGAAAACCTTTGGACCACAAAATGGGCAGCCATAAGAATGGTCACTGTTATGTTAGCTGGCTTTGGAGTTGGCTTTGTTTACTATGGAGTTCAACTCAATGTAGAAAACTTGAACTTCAACCTTTATGTCTCAGTAGCACTGAATGCACTAATGGAGATTCCTGCTGTGGTGATTGGTACCTTTCTCCTGGGGTTTACTAATAGACGTTTGTTGTTATCTGTGTCCTCTTACATAGCTGCAGTGTCCTCTATCCTATGCACATTTTTTTCACACAGAGGAAAAACATCAAAAGTACACAGCAATCATGGAGGTAGCTGGGCCCAGTTGATCATTGAAGCAATTGGATTCATGGGGGCTTCCACAACATTTGATATTTTGTACATATATTGTGTGGAACTTTTTCCTACCAATGTCAGGAACTTTGCTGTGTCAATGTTGCGCCAGGCCATAATGTTGGGGGCTTCTGTGGCCCCTTTGCTGGTTGTGCTGGGCCGTTTGAGCccatctctttctttctttgtctTTGGAGCCTTTTCAATTTCTAGTGGAGTTTTGAGCCTTTGGCTACCTGAGACAAGAAATGCTCCTCTCTATGAGACTTTGAAACAGCAAGAGGAGGAAGAGAAACACAATTGGGTGTCTCATAATGATTGTGCCCTTGAGCTAGGACAATAG